The following are encoded together in the Magnetospirillum gryphiswaldense MSR-1 v2 genome:
- a CDS encoding CatB-related O-acetyltransferase produces the protein MTEEDRLRWIRSACDWSDFTEPSDISYQHPARMVYVEEGVQFTDQDSFFGLGSALYIGRHSHMLGNGMISPMLTIGRHCSISQNVVLGGGRHPMEYLTTGHIPGAGEERSYYADAEDRFAAGDTSAFTRIGCDVWIGANAMVLRGRTIGTGACIGGGAVVTHDVPPYAVVVGNPAKVIRFRFPEKIIESLLRTRWWTLPADTIKNLPYKDIALCAEVLEEMRAAETQAKSD, from the coding sequence ATGACCGAGGAAGACCGTCTGCGATGGATTCGCTCTGCCTGCGACTGGTCGGATTTCACCGAACCATCGGACATCTCCTACCAGCATCCCGCCCGCATGGTTTACGTGGAAGAAGGCGTCCAGTTCACCGATCAGGACAGTTTCTTCGGCCTGGGCAGCGCCCTTTATATCGGTCGGCACTCCCACATGTTGGGCAACGGCATGATCTCGCCCATGCTGACCATCGGACGGCATTGCTCGATCTCGCAGAACGTGGTGTTGGGGGGTGGCCGCCATCCCATGGAATACCTGACCACCGGCCACATCCCCGGCGCGGGGGAAGAGCGCAGTTATTATGCCGATGCCGAAGACCGCTTCGCCGCCGGCGACACCAGCGCCTTCACCCGTATCGGCTGCGACGTGTGGATCGGCGCCAACGCCATGGTGCTGCGCGGTCGCACCATAGGCACCGGCGCCTGCATCGGTGGCGGCGCGGTGGTCACCCACGACGTTCCCCCCTATGCCGTCGTCGTCGGCAACCCGGCCAAGGTCATCCGCTTCCGTTTCCCCGAGAAGATCATCGAAAGCCTGCTGAGAACCCGCTGGTGGACCCTGCCGGCCGACACCATCAAAAATTTGCCCTACAAGGACATCGCCCTGTGCGCCGAGGTGCTGGAAGAGATGCGCGCCGCCGAAACCCAGGCCAAATCCGACTGA
- a CDS encoding flagellin: MADSVTLSNSIRSNLLSLNQTSTMVQRTNSRLSTGLKVSSAIDDAVAYFQSKSLNDRASDLTTRKDGIDQGISSLKSALTSLESQEKIMVQMKGLLLSAKSATNTERADLATQYQTLAKQVTNLVNDANYQGLNLLNSTVAQLTVQFSDKTAAQLQVQGVDVRVTQLAGFTYGAATALGRSLSLASGLTGAGSEWSGVSNSVSVFDAIIEKMDSAITTIRSNAKTIGTNVALLQTRSDFTKSYVNALKEGADKLSLADLNEEGANLVALQTRQQLGIQALSFAGQQEQGVLSLFR, encoded by the coding sequence ATGGCTGACAGTGTTACCCTATCCAACTCCATCCGTTCCAACCTGCTCTCGCTGAACCAGACCTCGACGATGGTGCAACGCACCAACTCGCGTCTGTCGACCGGCTTGAAGGTGTCCAGCGCCATTGACGACGCGGTCGCCTACTTCCAGTCCAAGAGCTTGAACGACCGCGCTAGCGACTTGACCACCCGTAAGGACGGCATCGACCAGGGTATCTCGTCGCTGAAATCCGCTCTGACCTCCCTGGAATCCCAGGAAAAGATCATGGTCCAGATGAAGGGCCTGTTGCTCAGCGCCAAGTCTGCGACCAACACCGAGCGCGCTGATCTGGCGACCCAGTATCAGACCTTGGCCAAGCAGGTCACCAACCTGGTCAACGACGCCAACTATCAGGGTCTGAACCTGCTGAACTCCACCGTGGCTCAGCTGACGGTTCAGTTCTCGGACAAGACCGCCGCCCAGTTGCAGGTGCAGGGCGTCGACGTTCGTGTCACCCAGTTGGCCGGCTTCACCTATGGTGCCGCCACCGCCCTGGGCCGTAGCTTGTCGCTGGCTTCCGGCCTGACCGGTGCCGGTTCCGAATGGTCCGGCGTTTCCAACTCGGTGTCGGTGTTCGACGCGATCATCGAAAAGATGGACTCGGCGATCACCACCATCCGGTCCAACGCCAAGACGATCGGTACCAACGTTGCCTTGCTGCAGACCCGTTCGGACTTCACCAAGTCCTACGTGAACGCTCTGAAGGAAGGTGCCGACAAGCTGAGCTTGGCCGATTTGAACGAAGAAGGCGCCAACCTGGTTGCCTTGCAGACCCGCCAGCAGCTGGGCATTCAGGCCCTGTCGTTCGCCGGTCAGCAGGAACAGGGCGTGCTGTCGCTCTTCCGTTAA
- a CDS encoding flagellar biosynthesis regulator FlaF, with amino-acid sequence MAYPNYGQTPYNSVPQPGNPRQTEAWALTEAARRMSLAQKEGVATEDLLVAVRLNWRLWTIFQAELSGEESALPDQMRMDMLSLCNFIDKRSVDIIADPLPEKLDVLININRQIAAGLFTSPTEGAATGESETNPTTVTGTNDVV; translated from the coding sequence ATGGCTTATCCCAATTACGGTCAAACCCCGTACAATTCAGTGCCTCAGCCGGGCAATCCGCGCCAGACCGAGGCCTGGGCGCTGACCGAAGCGGCTCGCCGCATGTCTTTGGCGCAGAAAGAGGGCGTGGCAACCGAGGATCTTCTGGTCGCCGTCCGCCTGAATTGGCGGCTGTGGACGATCTTTCAGGCCGAATTATCGGGTGAGGAATCGGCGCTGCCCGATCAGATGCGCATGGATATGCTGTCCTTGTGCAATTTCATCGACAAGCGCTCGGTCGACATCATCGCCGACCCGTTGCCGGAAAAGCTGGACGTGCTGATCAACATCAACCGGCAGATCGCCGCGGGCCTGTTCACCTCGCCGACGGAAGGTGCCGCGACTGGGGAAAGCGAAACCAACCCGACCACGGTCACCGGCACCAACGACGTGGTTTGA